In a genomic window of Homo sapiens chromosome 22, GRCh38.p14 Primary Assembly:
- the LOC124905153 gene encoding uncharacterized protein LOC124905153 — protein sequence MRSHLTIDRLVPAPYEDTVHDIANEDAVYDIATEDAIYDIANEDAVQGIAKEDAAQGIANEEAVHDIANEDAAHVIANEDAAQSIANEDAVHDIANEDATQGIVNEDAAHNIANEDAAHGVANEVAAQGVANEDAVHCIANEVAAQGVLKEDAAQDIANEDAAQGIANEDAAHGIANEDAAQDIANEDAAQDIANEDAAQGISKEDAVQGIANEDAAQGIAKEDPVQGVANEDPVQGVNNEDAVQGIAKEDPVQGVANEDPVQGVANEDAVQGIANEDAVHGVAKEVAAHGVANEDAAHAIAKPDAARGIANEVAAQGIATEDVADGIANEDAAHGVANEVAAQGVANEDAVEGVANEDAAQGVAKEVTAHGVANEDAVQGRHPQHRYRGHHTVQGVANEVAAQGIATEDVADGIAEDAAHGITNKEAAQAIAKQDAAHGITNEDAVQGVANEVAAQGVANEDAAHGVANEVAAHGVANEDAAQGVANEVAAQGVANEDAAQGVANEDAVQGVANEVEVQGIAHKDAIQGIANEDAAHGIANEVAAHGIANEDAAQGIANEDAAQGIANEVAAHGISKEDTVQGIANEDAAQGIAKENPVQGVANEDPVQGVANEVEVQGVAHEDAVQGIANEDAAHGIANEVAAQGIANEDAAQDIAKEDAAQDIANEDAAQGISKEDAVQGIANEDAAQGIAKEDPVQGVANEDAVQGVANEVEVQGVAHEDAVQGIANEDAAHGITNEVAAHGIANEDAAQGIAHEDAVQGIANEDAVHGVAKEVAAHGVANEDAAHAIAKPDAAHGIANEVATQGIATEDVADGIANEDAAHGVAKEVTAHGVANEDAVQGVVNEDALHGVVANEDAAQAIAKPDAAHGIANEVAAHGIANEDAAQGIANEVAAHGISKEDAVQGIANEDAAQGIANEDAAQGIAHEDAVQGIANEDAVHGVAKEVAAHGVANKDAAHAIAKPDAARGIANEVAAQGIATEDVADGIANKDAVHGVANEVAAHGVANEDAAHAIAKPDAAHGIANEVATQGIATEDVADGIANEDAAHGVANEVAAHGVAIEDAVQGVANEDAVHGVANEDAAQGVAKEVTAHGVANEDAVQGVVNEDALHSVFANEDAAQAIAKPDAAHGIANEVAAHGIGNEDAAQGIANEDAAQGIANEVAAHGISKEDAVQGIANEDAAQGIANEDAAQGIAHEDAVQGIANEDAVHGVAKEVAAHGVANEDPVQGVANEDVVQGVANEVEVQGIAHEDAVQGIANEDAAHGIANEVAAHGVANEDAAQGVANEDAAQGVANEDAVHGVANEDAAQGVAKEVTAHGVTNEDAVQGVVNQEALHGVVANEDAAQAIAKPDSAHGIANEVAAQGIANEVAVHSIAIEDTTPSRAWLTRSLPRASLPRMSPTASLRTPPMASLTRRPPRPSLSRMPPTASLTRMPSRASLTRTPPTASLTRTPPRASLTRSPPMASLRRTPSRASRTRTPPRASRTRTPPRASHTRTPSRALLTRTPSTASLKRSPPTASLTRMPPTRSLSRTPPAASLTRSPPRASLPRMSPTASLTRTPPTASLTRSPPTASLTRSPSTASLSRTPPRASLKRSPPTASLTRTPSRASLTSTPSTASSLTRMPPKQSLSRTPPMASLTRSPPTASRTRTLPRASRTRTPPRASLTRSPPTASLRRTPSRASRTRTPPRASRTRTPPRASHTRTPSRALLTRTPSTASLKRSPPTASLTRTPSRASLTRTPSRASLTRLKSRASHTRTPSRASLTRTPPTASLTRSPPTASRTRTPPRASRTRTPPRASHTRTPSRASLTRTPSTASLKRSPPMASLTRMPPTRSLSRTPPAASLTRLPPRASLPRMSPTASLTRTPPTASLTRSPPTASLRRTPSRASRTRTPPRASLRRTPSRASLTRLKSRASHTRTPSRASLTRTPPTASPTRTLPRASRTRTPPRTSQTRTPPRASLRRTPSRASLTRTPSRASLTRTPSRASLTRLKSRASHTRTPSRASLTRTPPTASLTRSPPTASRTRTPPRASRTRTPPRALHTRTPSRASLTRTPSTASLKRSPPTASLTRMPPTRSLSRTPPAASLTRSPPRASLPRMSPTASLTRTPPTASLTRMPPKRSLSRTPPMASLMRSPPRASLTRSPSTASLSRTPHRPGRG from the exons ATGAGGAGCCATCTCACTATTGACCGGCTAGTGCCGG CTCCCTATGAGGACACTGTACACGACATCGCTAATGAGGACGCTGTATATGACATTGCTACTGAGGACGCCATATATGACATCGCTAACGAGGACGCCGTCCAGGGCATCGCAAaggaggacgccgcccagggcatcgctaaCGAGGAAGCCGTCCACGACATCGCTAACGAGGATGCCGCCCACGTAATCGctaacgaggacgccgcccagagCATCGCTAACGAGGACGCGGTCCACGACATCGCTAACGAGGATGCCACCCAGGGCATCGTTAATGAGGACGCCGCCCACAATATCGCTAATGAGGACGCCGCCCACGGCGTCGCTAACGAGGTCGCCGCCCAGGGCGTCGCTAACGAGGACGCCGTCCACTGCATCGCTAACGAGGTCGCCGCCCAGGGCGTCCTTAAAGAGGACGCCGCCCAGGACATCGCaaacgaggacgccgcccagggcatcgctaacgaggacgccgcccacggCATCGCAAACGAGGACGCAGCCCAGGACATCGCaaacgaggacgccgcccaggacATCGCaaacgaggacgccgcccagggcatctcTAAGGAGGACGCCGTCCAGGGCATCGCGAACGAGGatgccgcccagggcatcgctaaGGAGGACCCCGTCCAGGGCGTCGCTAACGAGGACCCCGTCCAGGGCGTCAATAACGAGGACGCCGTCCAGGGCATCGCTAAGGAGGACCCCGTCCAGGGCGTCGCTAACGAGGACCCCGTCCAGGGCGTCGCTAACGAGGACGCCGTCCAGGGCATCGCTAACGAGGACGCCGTCCACGGCGTCGCTAAAGAGGTCGCCGCCCACGGCGTCGCTAACGAGGATGCCGCCCACGCGATCGCTAAGCCGGACGCCGCCCGCGGCATCGCTAACGAGGttgccgcccagggcatcgctaCCGAGGACGTCGCCGACGGCATCGctaacgaggacgccgcccacggCGTCGCTAACGAGGTCGCCGCCCAGGGCGTCGCTAACGAGGACGCCGTCGAGGGCGTCGctaacgaggacgccgcccagggcgtCGCTAAAGAGGTCACCGCCCACGGCGTCGCTAACGAGGACGCCGTCCAGG GTCGCCATCCACAGCATCGCTATCGAGGACACCACACCGTCCAGGGCGTGGCTAACGAGGTCGCTGCCCAGGGCATCGCTACCGAGGATGTCGCCGACGGCATCGCTGAGGACGCCGCCCATGGCATCACTAACAAGGAGGCCGCCCAGGCCATCGCTAAGCAGGATGCCGCCCACGGCATCACTAACGAGGACGCCGTCCAGGGCGTCGCTAACGAGGTCGCCGCCCAGGGCGTCGctaacgaggacgccgcccacggCGTCGCTAACGAGGTCGCCGCCCACGGCGTCGctaacgaggacgccgcccagggcgtCGCTAACGAGGTCGCCGCCCAGGGCGTCGctaacgaggacgccgcccagggcgtCGCTAACGAGGACGCCGTCCAGGGCGTCGCTAACGAGGTCGAAGTCCAGGGCATCGCACACAAGGACGCCATCCAGGGCATCGCTAACGAGGATGCCGCCCACGGCATCGCTAACGAGGTCGCCGCCCACGGCATCGCAAACGAGGACGCTGCCCAGGGCATCGcgaacgaggacgccgcccagggcatcgctaaCGAGGTCGCCGCCCACGGCATCTCTAAGGAGGACACCGTCCAGGGCATCGcgaacgaggacgccgcccagggcatcgctaaAGAGAACCCCGTCCAGGGCGTCGCTAACGAGGACCCTGTCCAGGGCGTCGCTAACGAGGTTGAAGTCCAGGGCGTCGCACACGAGGACGCCGTCCAGGGCATCGctaacgaggacgccgcccacggCATCGCGAACGAGGTCGCTGCCCAGGGCATCGcgaacgaggacgccgcccaggacATCGCAAAGGAGGATGCCGCCCAGGACATCGCaaacgaggacgccgcccagggcatctcTAAGGAGGACGCCGTCCAGGGCATCGcgaacgaggacgccgcccagggcatcgctaaGGAGGACCCCGTCCAGGGCGTCGCTAACGAGGACGCCGTCCAGGGCGTCGCTAACGAGGTTGAAGTCCAGGGCGTCGCACACGAGGACGCCGTCCAGGGCATCGctaacgaggacgccgcccacggCATCACTAACGAGGTCGCCGCCCACGGCATCGcgaacgaggacgccgcccagggcatagCACATGAGGATGCCGTCCAGGGCATCGCTAACGAGGACGCCGTCCACGGCGTCGCTAAAGAGGTCGCCGCCCACGGCGTCGCTAACGAGGATGCCGCCCACGCGATCGCTAAGCCGGATGCCGCCCACGGCATCGCTAACGAGGTCGCCACCCAGGGCATCGCTACCGAGGATGTCGCCGACGGCATCGCTAATGAGGACGCCGCCCACGGCGTCGCTAAAGAGGTCACCGCCCACGGCGTCGCTAACGAGGACGCCGTCCAGGGCGTCGTTAACGAGGACGCCCTCCACGGCGTCGTCGCTAACGAGGATGCCGCCCAAGCGATCGCTAAGCCGGACGCCGCCCATGGCATCGCTAACGAGGTCGCCGCCCACGGCATCGcgaacgaggacgccgcccagggcatcgctaaCGAGGTCGCCGCCCACGGCATCTCTAAGGAGGACGCTGTCCAGGGCATCGcgaacgaggacgccgcccagggcatcgcgaacgaggacgccgcccagggcatcgcacACGAGGACGCCGTCCAGGGCATCGCTAACGAGGACGCCGTCCACGGCGTCGCTAAAGAGGTCGCCGCCCACGGCGTCGCTAACAAGGATGCCGCCCACGCGATCGCTAAGCCGGACGCCGCCCGCGGCATCGCTAACGAGGttgccgcccagggcatcgctaCCGAGGATGTCGCCGACGGCATCGCTAACAAGGACGCCGTCCACGGCGTCGCTAACGAGGTCGCCGCCCACGGCGTCGCTAACGAGGATGCCGCCCACGCGATCGCTAAGCCGGATGCCGCCCACGGCATCGCTAACGAGGTCGCCACCCAGGGCATCGCTACCGAGGATGTCGCCGACGGCATCGctaacgaggacgccgcccacggCGTCGCTAACGAGGTCGCCGCCCACGGCGTCGCTATCGAGGACGCCGTCCAGGGCGTCGCTAACGAGGACGCCGTCCACGGCGTCGctaacgaggacgccgcccagggcgtCGCTAAAGAGGTCACCGCCCACGGCGTCGCTAACGAGGACGCCGTCCAGGGCGTCGTTAATGAGGACGCCCTCCACAGCGTCTTCGCTAACGAGGATGCCGCCCAAGCGATCGCTAAGCCGGACGCCGCCCATGGCATCGCTAACGAGGTCGCCGCCCACGGCATCGGGAACGAGGACGCTGCCCAGGGCATCGcgaacgaggacgccgcccagggcatcgctaaCGAGGTCGCCGCCCACGGCATCTCTAAGGAGGACGCCGTCCAGGGCATCGcgaacgaggacgccgcccagggcatcgcgaacgaggacgccgcccagggcatcgcacACGAGGACGCCGTCCAGGGCATTGCTAACGAGGACGCCGTCCACGGCGTCGCTAAAGAGGTCGCCGCCCACGGCGTCGCTAACGAGGACCCTGTCCAGGGCGTCGCTAACGAGGACGTCGTCCAGGGCGTCGCTAACGAGGTTGAAGTCCAGGGCATCGCACACGAGGACGCCGTCCAGGGCATCGctaacgaggacgccgcccacggCATCGCTAACGAGGTCGCCGCCCACGGCGTCGcgaacgaggacgccgcccagggcgtcgctaacgaggacgccgcccagggcgtCGCTAACGAGGACGCCGTCCACGGCGTCGctaacgaggacgccgcccagggcgtCGCTAAAGAGGTCACCGCCCACGGCGTCACTAACGAGGACGCCGTCCAGGGCGTCGTTAACCAGGAGGCCCTCCATGGCGTCGTCGCTAACGAGGATGCCGCCCAAGCGATCGCTAAGCCGGACAGCGCCCATGGCATCGCTAACGAGgtcgccgcccagggcatcgctaaCGAGGTCGCCGTCCACAGCATCGCTATCGAGGACACCACACCGTCCAGGGCGTGGCTAACGAGGTCGCTGCCCAGGGCATCGCTACCGAGGATGTCGCCGACGGCATCGCTGAGGACGCCGCCCATGGCATCACTAACGAGGAGGCCGCCCAGGCCATCGCTAAGCAGGATGCCGCCCACAGCATCACTAACGAGGATGCCGTCCAGGGCGTCGctaacgaggacgccgcccacggcgtcgctaacgaggacgccgcccagggcatcgctaaCGAGGTCGCCACCCATGGCATCTCTAAGGAGGACGCCGTCCAGGGCATCGcgaacgaggacgccgcccagggcatcgcgaacgaggacgccgcccagggcatcgcacACGAGGACGCCGTCCAGGGCATTGCTAACGAGGACGCCGTCCACGGCGTCGCTAAAGAG GTCGCCGCCCACGGCGTCGCTAACGAGGATGCCGCCCACGCGATCGCTAAGCCGGACGCCGCCCGCGGCATCGCTAACGAGGTCGCCACCCAGGGCATCGCTACCCAGGATGTCGCCGACGGCATCGctaacgaggacgccgcccacggCGTCGCTAACGAGGTCGCCGCCCACGGCATCGCTAACGAGGTCGCCGTCCACTGCGTCGCTatcgaggacgccgcccagggcgtCGCTAAAGAGGTCACCGCCCACGGCGTCGCTAACGAGGACGCCGTCCAGGGCGTCGTTAACGAGTACGCCCTCCACAGCGTCGTCGCTAACGAGGATGCCGCCCAAGCAATCGCTAAGCCGGACGCCGCCCATGGCATCGCTAACGAGGTCGCCGCCCACAGCATCGCGAACGAGGACGCTGCCCAGGGCATCGcgaacgaggacgccgcccagggcatcgctaaCGAGGTCGCCGCCCACGGCATCTCTAAGGAGGACGCCGTCCAGGGCATCGcgaacgaggacgccgcccagggcatcgcgaacgaggacgccgcccagggcatcgcacACGAGGACGCCGTCCAGGGCATTGCTAACGAGGACGCCGTCCACGGCGTCGCTAAAGAGGTCGCCGCCCACGGCGTCGCTAACGAGGACCCCGTCCAGGGCGTCGCTAACGAGGACGCCGTCCAGGGCGTCGCTAACGAGGTTGAAGTCCAGGGCGTCGCACACGAGGACGCCGTCCAGGGCATCGctaacgaggacgccgcccacggCATCACTAACGAGGTCGCCGCCCACGGCATCGcgaacgaggacgccgcccagggcatcgcgaacgaggacgccgcccagggcatcgcacACGAGGACGCCGTCCAGGGCATCGCTAACGAGGACGCCGTCCACAGCGTCGCTAAAGAGGTCGCCGCCCATGGCGTCGCTAACGAGGATGCCGCCCACGCGATCGCTAAGCCGGACGCCGCCCGCGGCATCGCTAACGAGGttgccgcccagggcatcgctaCCGAGGATGTCGCCGACGGCATCGctaacgaggacgccgcccacggCGTCGCTAACGAGGTCGCCGCCCACGGCATCTCTAAGGAGGACGCCGTCCAGGGCATCGcgaacgaggacgccgcccagggcatcgctaaGGAGGACCCCATCCAGGGCGTCGCTAACGAGGTTGAAGTCCAGGGCGTCGCACACGAGGACGCCGTCCAGGGCATCGctaacgaggacgccgcccacggcatcgccaacgaggacgCTGCCCAGGGCATCGcgaacgaggacgccgcccaggacATCGCaaacgaggacgccgcccagggcatcgctaaGGAGGACCCCGTCCAGGGCGTCGCTAACGAGGACCCCGTCCAGGGCGTCGCTAACGAGGACGCCGTCCAGGGCGTCGCTAACGAGGTTGAAGTCCAGGGCGTCGCACACGAGGACGCCGTCCAGGGCATCGctaacgaggacgccgcccacggCATCGCTAACGAGGTCGCCGCCCACGGCATCGcgaacgaggacgccgcccagggcatcgcgaacgaggacgccgcccagggcattgCACACGAGGACGCCGTCCAGGGCATCGCTAACGAGGACGCCGTCCACGGCGTCGCTAAAGAGGTCGCCGCCCACGGCGTCGCTAACGAGGATGCCGCCCACGCGATCGCTAAGCCGGACGCCGCCCGCGGCATCGCTAACGAGgtcgccgcccagggcatcgctaCCGAGGATGTCGCCGACGGCATCGctaacgaggacgccgcccacggCGTCGCTAACGAGGATGCCGCCCAAGCGATCGCTAAGCCGGACGCCGCCCATGGCATCGCTAATGAGgtcgccgcccagggcatcgctaaCGAGGTCGCCGTCCACAGCATCGCTATCGAGGACACCACACCGTCCAGGGCGTGGCTAA